Proteins from one Dermacentor variabilis isolate Ectoservices chromosome 1, ASM5094787v1, whole genome shotgun sequence genomic window:
- the LOC142564522 gene encoding uncharacterized protein LOC142564522, with translation MYFDSSEEEDVVSVLMCSAVVSLLAARKPPKKKRRWWVRPCLCSREVAGHASHLLAELRAHDEEYYRDFLRMPPSTFDTLLELLRPSITKEDTNYRPAVSADDRLAMTVRFLATGETQRDMSFNFLCIFSIRKEPI, from the exons ATGTATTTCGATTCTAGCGAAGAGGAAGACGTCGTCAGTGTGCTGATGTGCTCTGCTGTGGTGTCACTCCTGGCAGCGCGGAAGCCCCCGAAAAAGAAGCGACGCTGGTGGGTGCGCCCGTGCCTCTGTTCGCGAGAAGTGGCCGGCCACGCAAGCCACCTCCTGGCCGAACTCCGCGCGCATGACGAGGAGTATTATCGAGA ctTCCTGCGAATGCCGCCCAGCACATTCGACACGTTGCTGGAACTGCTGCGCCCCAGCATCACAAAAGAAGACACTAACTACAGGCCTGCAGTCTCGGCTGATGATCGCCTAGCCATGACCGTCAG GTTCTTGGCCACAGGAGAGACGCAGCGGGACATGTCGTTCAACTTCCTCTGTATCTTCAGCATCCGCAAGGAGCCGATATGA
- the LOC142564481 gene encoding uncharacterized protein LOC142564481 — protein sequence MATASGTDEQPPARQRKPRVQWSERDTWALIKLWEDNLPSLRAQKHNGGVYDGIAQALTSMGVPRTKAQVHSKIENLGQTYRSCLKHMTTGSSPPSWPFFSEVHRFLGSLPVHDTSLMEEAGCSESTTSSTASVEELIFDMLDSGSASCEDVAEDCSPSESPVQQVESRNLASGSSECARRKRRQPAGDFQERMLEEQRRQREQFADAHKMEMDLRKEGLKLQEKLVDAMLKFFSKN from the exons ATGGCTACGGCGAGCGGTACCGACGAACAGCCTCCGGCACGCCAAAGAAAACCGCGGGTACAGTGGTCGGAGAGAGACACCTGGGCGTTAATCAAGTTATGGGAAGACAACCTGCCCTCGCTGCGTGCGCAGAAGCACAACGGAGGCGTTTACGATGGCATTGCACAAGCATTGACGAGCATGGGTGTACCTCGCACAAAGGCGCAAGTGCACAGCAAGATAGAGAACCTGGGACAGACCTACAG GAGCTGCCTGAAACACATGACAACAGGGTCATCACCGCCGAGCTGGCCATTCTTCTCCGAAGTCCATAGGTTTCTAGGATCCCTGCCTGTTCACGATACATCTTTAATGGAAGAGGCTGGGTGCAGCGAGAGCACAACAAGCAGCACTGCCTCCGTCGAAGAA CTGATCTTCGACATGCTTGATTCCGGCTCTGCTTCTTGTGAAGACGTCGCCGAAGATTGTTCACCTTCCGAGTCGCCAGTACAACAGGTTGAATCCAGGAACCTCGCAAGTGGCAGTTCCGAATGTGCCCGCAGGAAGAGAAGGCAACCGGCTGGCGACTTTCAAGAAAGGATGCTTGAGGAGCAGCGACGGCAGAGAGAGCAGTTTGCTGATGCGCACAAAATGGAAATGGATCTCCGTAAAGAGGGGCTCAAGTTGCAAGAGAAACTTGTAGATGCAATGTTGAAGTTTTTTAGTAAAAACTGA